A region of Lycium barbarum isolate Lr01 chromosome 3, ASM1917538v2, whole genome shotgun sequence DNA encodes the following proteins:
- the LOC132631519 gene encoding cytosolic sulfotransferase 5-like, with protein sequence MAAQESNSNIIDSNKSLEEDDALINELPSALFWDVMEIKKWQGFWFEPGLIKCAMKFNSSFQAKNDDVLLASAPKTGTTWLKALCLCILHQNHNIPENEDLLTKDNPQFHVQTIESSIYSTKPTPDLYATPSPRLFHTHLPFTFLPDSIKNTNCKIVCVARNPKDTLVSLWHFFNSIFRANQEPYPLEKAVEEFCTGVHQYGPYFENVLEYWLESQNRPEKILFLKYEEMIKDPKEQLKKLASFLGKPFEKEEDVEKVVWRCSLERLKNLEVNKNGSVIYGVPNGSYFRKGMVGDWKNYLNREMEDRINQTTLIKFQGSGLEFDN encoded by the coding sequence ATGGCTGCTCAAGAATCAAATTCCAATATTATAGATTCTAACAAATCATTGGAAGAGGATGATGCTCTAATAAATGAGCTGCCAAGTGCACTGTTTTGGGATGTTATGGAGATTAAAAAATGGCAAGGCTTCTGGTTTGAGCCTGGCCTTATCAAATGTGCCATGAAATTTAACTCTTCCTTCCAAGCTAAAAACGACGATGTTTTATTAGCATCAGCTCCAAAGACAGGTACTACTTGGCTCAAAGCCCTTTGTCTTTGCATCTTGCACCAGAACCATAACATTCCCGAAAACGAAGATCTGTTAACTAAAGACAATCCACAATTTCATGTTCAGACCATTGAATCCTCTATTTACTCCACAAAACCAACCCCTGATTTGTACGCTACACCATCTCCAAGACTGTTTCATACCCATTTGCCTTTCACTTTTCTTCCTGATTCCATCAAGAATACAAACTGTAAGATTGTTTGCGTAGCACGGAACCCGAAGGACACATTGGTGTCTTTATGGCATTTCTTCAATTCCATTTTCAGGGCAAATCAAGAACCTTATCCCCTGGAAAAGGCAGTTGAGGAGTTCTGCACAGGGGTTCatcaatacgggccgtatttcgaaaACGTGTTGGAATATTGGTTAGAAAGCCAGAACAGGCCTGAGAAGATACTGTTCCTGAAATACGAAGAGATGATAAAGGATCCTAAAGAGCAATTGAAGAAATTGGCCTCGTTTCTTGGAAAGCCATTTGAGAAAGAAGAAGATGTGGAGAAAGTTGTGTGGAGATGCAGTTTGGAGAGGCTGAAGAACTTGGAAGTGAATAAAAATGGATCTGTAATTTATGGAGTTCCCAATGGTAGCTATTTTAGGAAAGGGATGGTTGGTGATTGGAAGAATTACTTGAATCGTGAAATGGAAGATCGCATTAACCAAACAACACTTATCAAGTTCCAAGGCTCTGGACTAGAGTTCGACAATTGA